The DNA sequence ATAATAAATATACAACAGATAATATATAACAAAGAAAGTTCCGATTATAACTTTATCGCTCTTAAATTTGATGCTCTTTAAAATAGACGGAACGAGCAAAGTTTGTAAGAAAGTAAAATACATTATTATTCTGTGAGCGTAAGGAATTAAAAAACTGATTATATTAAACACAAGTATAATCGCCTGACAGTTTACCAGCGCGTTCCCTTCAGACAAATTGCGTAAAAATTTAAAATAATAAATAGATATAATAAGCAATACCATCTCAAAAGATATTCTTAAAGCTGAAAATTCCGGAGTTATCTCAAACCTTGAGACATACGAGGGATAAATCAATTTTAATAAATTCAAAAATTGATCTTTTAGCGCTATCAACGCTATCGGCGCGGTTATAATAATAAGTAAGTTTATAACATTGTTAAATCTAACATAGTAAATATAATAAAAGGCAAGCCCGATAATAGCCGTTTTATGAAACAGTATTGCTATAACTAAAAAGATAAAATATTTTATGGGTTGTTTTTTCTCCAGATATCTTGTCCCAAAAAATATAATTCCCATTGCGATGCTTTGTCTGACAATATTAAAAGTTGTAAAGTAAGAAAACGAGCTTAAATAAACGATAATGCTTAAATCCGAGGAATGCGAATCCAATATTATGCGCAAATACA is a window from the Clostridia bacterium genome containing:
- a CDS encoding EpsG family protein, encoding MVVYYSVLIGTWSLLFFANKPLYAKNDLAVSNKKSSNKILIALAFLILWLLCGLRYGIGTDYFSYKNIYETIVKTKSNSVNMEIGFYLLCRFIGFFNADYKVFFLITSFLSIIFVYLRIILDSHSSDLSIIVYLSSFSYFTTFNIVRQSIAMGIIFFGTRYLEKKQPIKYFIFLVIAILFHKTAIIGLAFYYIYYVRFNNVINLLIIITAPIALIALKDQFLNLLKLIYPSYVSRFEITPEFSALRISFEMVLLIISIYYFKFLRNLSEGNALVNCQAIILVFNIISFLIPYAHRIIMYFTFLQTLLVPSILKSIKFKSDKVIIGTFFVIYYLLYIYYSIKINNSGEILPYRWIFGVQ